One genomic window of bacterium includes the following:
- a CDS encoding pyridoxal phosphate-dependent aminotransferase, with protein sequence MNTINEIYKKLEEIQHLPTFRNLIETDLSKFYHFPSRLLINLSSTYFANRQYNPESKGQLKLRSSISKLYTKASHLAENIFVTASTSESYQVIFNVLKFDNARVLLPRPTYPLFDYLAKFSNIEIDYYDLIYDDENGWTVDIDSLVKQIKDGSRFLVIISPNNPTGSNLEKKTFDDVCKIAVENNLIVIVDEVFSIFQEKFLSTGRNPTLYDDVLSSNYPNLKVFFLNGISKMFALPDLKIAWFVGVNLSQIDKEAFEIYLDTFLNANYLAQDIITNLINSSESLTFQRDMVESILSKSQSLHNHGYIKKANTSLQIQDLKLDSNESIKILDANSGIHRVLNISNTRVKEEDYVLKLLDEKKIFVHPGYFYEIPREPNEVNIVMSIL encoded by the coding sequence ATGAATACAATAAATGAGATATACAAAAAATTAGAGGAGATTCAGCACTTACCAACCTTCAGAAACCTTATTGAAACAGACTTATCTAAGTTTTATCATTTCCCATCAAGACTTCTCATAAATTTATCTTCTACATATTTTGCTAATAGACAATATAATCCCGAAAGTAAAGGACAACTAAAACTTAGATCGTCGATATCAAAATTATACACAAAAGCTTCGCATTTAGCTGAAAATATTTTTGTTACAGCATCAACGTCTGAAAGTTATCAAGTTATTTTCAATGTATTGAAGTTTGACAATGCTAGAGTTCTTCTACCTAGACCTACATACCCTCTTTTTGATTACTTGGCAAAGTTTTCTAACATAGAAATTGATTATTACGATTTGATTTATGATGATGAGAATGGGTGGACCGTTGACATAGATAGCCTAGTCAAACAGATTAAAGATGGTTCAAGATTTTTGGTTATCATAAGTCCAAATAATCCAACCGGAAGTAATTTAGAAAAGAAGACTTTTGATGATGTATGTAAAATCGCGGTAGAAAACAATTTAATTGTCATTGTAGATGAGGTATTCTCTATATTTCAAGAGAAATTTTTGTCAACGGGACGAAATCCTACTTTGTATGATGATGTGCTTAGTAGCAATTATCCAAATTTGAAAGTCTTTTTTCTAAATGGCATTTCAAAAATGTTTGCTTTGCCCGACTTAAAAATAGCTTGGTTTGTGGGAGTAAATTTATCCCAAATAGACAAAGAAGCATTTGAAATATACTTAGATACTTTTCTCAATGCGAATTACCTAGCACAGGATATAATAACGAATTTGATAAATTCTTCGGAATCATTGACTTTCCAGCGTGATATGGTCGAAAGTATTTTATCAAAGTCTCAATCTTTGCATAATCATGGGTATATAAAAAAGGCTAATACAAGCCTGCAAATACAAGATCTGAAGTTGGATAGTAACGAAAGTATAAAGATTTTGGATGCAAATTCAGGCATACACAGAGTATTGAATATAAGTAACACTCGGGTCAAAGAAGAAGATTATGTATTGAAACTTCTCGATGAGAAGAAAATCTTTGTTCACCCAGGCTATTTTTATGAAATACCAAGGGAACCAAATGAAGTAAATATAGTAATGAGCATACTTTAA
- a CDS encoding ribonuclease H-like domain-containing protein, with the protein MYKLDQIIDKVIFLDIETVSGAHTLEELDERMQKLWGKKSFKFRKDYAKKVSEAKIFEEKAAIQAEFGKIVCISTGYITRNSENDELEFKTKSFYGEDEKKLLEEFSDMLNKFFESDQLGSIRKICTHNGKEFDIPYIARRMLILGLPLSPILDIAGKKPWDIKFILDTQEMWQFGDVKAFTSLDLLAAVFDIPTPKDDINGAQVSKVFWEDRDLERIKVYCEKDIFTTTQVFLKLNQQAILKV; encoded by the coding sequence ATGTACAAACTTGACCAGATAATAGATAAAGTCATATTCCTAGATATCGAAACAGTATCAGGTGCACATACACTTGAGGAACTTGATGAAAGAATGCAAAAACTTTGGGGCAAAAAATCTTTCAAGTTTAGAAAGGATTATGCGAAAAAAGTTAGCGAAGCCAAAATTTTCGAAGAGAAAGCTGCAATACAAGCAGAGTTTGGCAAAATAGTTTGCATATCTACTGGATATATAACTAGAAATTCGGAAAATGATGAACTAGAGTTCAAAACTAAATCGTTTTATGGCGAAGATGAAAAAAAACTTCTTGAAGAATTTAGTGACATGCTAAATAAGTTTTTTGAAAGTGACCAACTTGGAAGTATCAGAAAAATATGTACTCATAATGGCAAAGAATTTGACATTCCATATATCGCAAGACGAATGCTAATACTTGGATTACCACTTTCTCCAATACTTGATATTGCTGGGAAAAAACCTTGGGATATCAAGTTCATTCTTGATACCCAGGAGATGTGGCAGTTTGGCGATGTCAAAGCTTTCACAAGCCTTGATCTGCTTGCTGCAGTTTTTGATATACCGACTCCAAAGGATGATATAAATGGTGCTCAAGTTAGTAAAGTATTTTGGGAAGATAGAGATCTTGAGAGAATAAAAGTTTATTGCGAGAAAGATATATTTACGACTACACAAGTATTTTTGAAATTGAATCAACAAGCTATACTGAAAGTATAG
- the argS gene encoding arginine--tRNA ligase encodes MLSNILTKIIETIHELYKSDIASEFDTSKVKVEYSKFGNVDLSTNISFIIAPLLKKSSQDIASELSLILQDKIQFAQVVATNGYINFKLNDLGLTQILNGQIDAIKKVNSSTNQNGEIMVEFGQPNTHKAFHIGHLKSAITGLSLSNLIESLGYKVIRTNYFGDVGLQVAKCIFGASIFLANIDYLKAIDSTGQISSIKLLDEGKLDEEIETENFDYYEVKIPEVSTLSEEDISLKDISSYQEAVLLIEQMDLKAKSKLVDKFYTFGAKAYKENPSLVSFIKNINKLVYDKTSDQVNFLYETTRKWSVEHQMDAFESLGIHYDRQYPESEVWKIGETAVKDSVGKVFVIDEENGGSVILNKELLSKSEKKQVKTFVYITRDGLPTYSAKDVGLVKLKLQEYPDLEKIIITTSIEQADYFKNLFKSLELLGLNTDQKLLQHIPFGWLLRNNKKQSSRMGDSIKGLDVLAEVIENVKSKMKFEDNDIATKIALASLKFLILSHEIHTDINYDPEEFTSLTGFSGVYVMYAYVRSLSILNSITDTKLVTQSPNTSQYSFSASESELVVKLSEFENVARVAGEKLQPHLVCHYLYDLATLFNKFYSENQVLVDDMDIKNVRLQIVSLTNQLLEKGMWLLGIEVVERM; translated from the coding sequence ATGCTGAGTAACATATTGACCAAAATTATAGAAACTATCCATGAACTCTACAAGAGCGATATTGCTTCTGAATTTGATACATCAAAAGTTAAGGTCGAGTATTCCAAGTTTGGAAATGTAGACTTAAGTACAAATATCTCATTTATTATTGCTCCGCTTTTGAAGAAATCTTCACAAGATATTGCGTCTGAATTATCTCTGATTTTGCAAGATAAAATTCAATTTGCTCAAGTTGTAGCTACAAACGGTTATATAAATTTCAAACTAAATGATTTGGGACTAACTCAAATATTGAATGGGCAAATTGACGCCATTAAAAAAGTCAATAGTTCCACAAATCAAAATGGCGAGATTATGGTTGAATTTGGTCAACCAAATACACACAAGGCCTTTCACATTGGGCATTTAAAATCAGCTATTACTGGGTTAAGTTTGTCAAATTTGATAGAAAGTCTGGGATACAAGGTCATACGAACGAATTATTTTGGGGATGTAGGTTTGCAAGTTGCAAAATGCATCTTTGGAGCAAGTATTTTTCTTGCAAATATTGACTATCTGAAAGCTATAGATTCAACAGGTCAAATAAGCTCAATTAAGTTGCTTGATGAAGGAAAACTCGATGAAGAGATTGAAACTGAAAACTTTGATTATTATGAAGTCAAGATACCAGAAGTTTCTACATTAAGTGAAGAAGATATTAGTCTAAAGGATATATCAAGTTATCAGGAAGCTGTTTTACTAATCGAACAAATGGATTTGAAAGCAAAGTCAAAGTTGGTTGATAAATTTTATACATTTGGTGCAAAAGCATACAAAGAAAACCCAAGCTTGGTTTCATTTATTAAAAATATCAATAAATTGGTTTATGATAAAACTTCTGACCAAGTCAACTTTTTATATGAAACTACAAGGAAATGGTCTGTTGAACATCAGATGGATGCTTTTGAAAGCCTTGGCATTCATTACGATAGACAATATCCTGAATCTGAAGTATGGAAAATAGGTGAAACAGCTGTGAAAGATAGTGTAGGCAAAGTATTTGTCATTGATGAGGAAAATGGAGGGTCAGTAATATTGAATAAGGAACTATTATCAAAGTCAGAGAAAAAACAAGTAAAGACTTTTGTTTATATAACGAGAGATGGTTTACCAACATATTCGGCGAAGGATGTAGGTTTGGTCAAATTGAAACTACAAGAATATCCAGATTTAGAAAAAATAATTATTACAACTTCAATTGAGCAAGCTGATTATTTCAAAAACCTATTTAAATCACTTGAATTACTTGGTCTGAATACTGATCAGAAGTTATTGCAACATATCCCATTTGGTTGGTTACTTAGAAACAATAAGAAACAAAGTTCAAGAATGGGAGATAGTATAAAAGGACTTGATGTTTTGGCTGAAGTTATCGAGAATGTGAAGTCCAAGATGAAGTTTGAAGATAATGATATTGCAACGAAAATTGCTCTTGCGAGTTTGAAGTTTCTGATTTTATCACATGAAATTCATACTGATATAAACTATGATCCTGAGGAATTCACTTCACTTACTGGATTTTCTGGAGTTTATGTAATGTATGCATATGTAAGAAGTTTATCGATATTGAATTCAATTACAGATACAAAGCTGGTTACTCAAAGCCCTAATACTTCACAGTACTCATTTAGTGCTTCAGAAAGTGAACTTGTTGTCAAACTGTCAGAATTTGAAAATGTAGCTAGAGTTGCTGGGGAAAAATTACAACCACATTTAGTTTGCCACTACCTATATGATCTTGCCACGCTTTTCAACAAATTTTATTCCGAGAATCAGGTCTTGGTAGATGATATGGATATAAAAAATGTCAGATTGCAAATTGTTTCATTGACAAATCAACTTCTTGAAAAAGGAATGTGGTTACTTGGGATTGAGGTTGTTGAAAGGATGTAA
- the rny gene encoding ribonuclease Y: MDIINIISALFSIASISIALFFFWKSTSQNRLLKDAEEKFLELSKLKSEQGEQTSTLLQNLQEVETSKANLILINQDLQRELSDIKRKLTNEEEAIQLASSKAKEIIQKAKLESQDIEKRTNEILSHEKSRIDKEKNELIEQEKRLDQREQALLQRNKNLDDRFSKLDEQEKTLDEKGEELKSQFRKVEDELLQIASLTRDEATKLVQTKIEDELTNWTAKRIKQQSKLVELESEERAKSILMDAMVQGATDYIADVAISRFRLETEEQKGKIIGKEGRNIKTLEKLTGTEIMIDEDSPTITISCFDPIRREVAAISIARLLKDGRMHPGTIEETVDKVKSDLLKIIKKEGEELAFKSGFTDLPDELVKLIGKFKYRFSYGQNLAKHVLEMVQIGESIATELKADVQAVKLACLLHDLGKVVITDSLGQDNRQHHHISGEYARKYNLGEKVINAIEAHHDDIASEYIEAEIVKLADKISGSRSGARRETYEEYIARIKVIEDVANSYDGVKDAYAIYAGREVRVLVQSDKLDDNQCIILAKDISDEISDSGKYPGGVKVTIIREFRISSSTGRE, translated from the coding sequence ATGGATATTATAAATATTATTAGTGCATTGTTTTCTATAGCTTCTATTTCAATCGCACTATTTTTCTTTTGGAAAAGCACTTCTCAAAATAGGCTCCTAAAGGATGCAGAGGAAAAGTTTCTCGAGCTTTCTAAGTTGAAGTCTGAGCAAGGAGAACAAACAAGTACTTTGCTTCAAAATTTACAAGAAGTAGAAACTTCTAAAGCAAATCTTATACTCATCAACCAGGATTTACAAAGGGAACTTTCAGACATCAAAAGGAAATTAACTAATGAAGAAGAAGCCATTCAACTTGCTAGTTCAAAAGCCAAAGAAATTATACAAAAGGCAAAACTAGAATCTCAAGACATTGAAAAAAGAACAAATGAAATTTTGTCTCACGAGAAATCCCGTATAGATAAGGAGAAGAACGAACTTATAGAACAAGAAAAAAGACTTGATCAAAGAGAACAAGCATTATTACAGAGAAACAAAAACCTTGATGACAGATTTTCTAAACTTGATGAGCAAGAAAAAACTCTTGATGAAAAAGGAGAAGAACTAAAGTCACAATTTAGAAAAGTTGAAGATGAGTTATTGCAAATAGCATCTTTAACTAGAGATGAAGCAACGAAGTTAGTCCAAACAAAAATTGAGGATGAATTAACTAACTGGACTGCAAAGAGAATCAAGCAACAATCTAAATTGGTTGAGCTTGAATCCGAAGAGAGGGCCAAATCTATACTTATGGATGCTATGGTTCAAGGTGCAACTGATTATATAGCAGATGTAGCTATATCTAGATTTCGATTGGAGACTGAAGAACAGAAGGGTAAGATCATTGGTAAAGAAGGAAGAAACATCAAAACTCTAGAAAAATTAACTGGAACTGAGATAATGATTGATGAAGATTCCCCAACTATAACTATCTCATGTTTTGATCCTATTCGAAGAGAAGTTGCTGCTATCTCTATAGCTAGACTTTTGAAAGACGGAAGAATGCATCCTGGTACGATAGAAGAAACTGTAGACAAAGTGAAATCCGACTTACTTAAGATAATCAAAAAGGAAGGCGAAGAATTAGCTTTCAAATCTGGCTTCACAGATCTTCCTGATGAACTTGTGAAATTGATAGGCAAGTTCAAATACAGATTTAGCTACGGACAAAATCTTGCCAAACATGTACTGGAGATGGTTCAAATAGGAGAATCAATTGCAACTGAACTAAAAGCAGATGTACAAGCAGTAAAACTTGCATGCTTACTTCATGATTTAGGCAAAGTCGTGATTACTGATTCTTTAGGGCAGGATAATAGGCAACATCATCATATATCAGGGGAATATGCAAGAAAGTATAATCTCGGAGAAAAAGTAATAAATGCAATTGAGGCACATCATGATGATATAGCAAGTGAATATATAGAAGCTGAAATCGTCAAACTAGCCGACAAGATTTCAGGCAGTAGATCTGGAGCTAGAAGAGAAACATATGAAGAATATATAGCTAGAATAAAAGTAATCGAGGATGTAGCAAACTCATATGATGGGGTGAAAGATGCTTATGCAATTTACGCCGGTAGAGAAGTTAGAGTACTTGTTCAATCCGATAAGCTTGATGACAACCAGTGTATAATTTTGGCAAAAGACATTTCTGACGAAATATCAGACAGTGGTAAGTATCCAGGAGGAGTGAAAGTTACGATTATTCGAGAGTTTAGAATAAGTTCTTCAACTGGTAGGGAATAA
- a CDS encoding ABC-F family ATP-binding cassette domain-containing protein, giving the protein MEVKISKLKKQFGKLVLFDNFNTFISNGETIGIYGENGSGKTTFLDIFAGIQTPTLGKIEYLQSSNIAYFEQNDLKNFQEILNEVVANITNYKHTELVDGINLNSNNFSSGERAKIYLTKIINLGANVYLFDEPTNHLDEKSIRILAHIIKNLYGVKILASHDETFLKLAASKIWYLKNNQIEIYKGNFEKFWYSKREKEEETEERFRLVMKKIEKYRENDRRRQDKFTENKKIGKADPVKVFRKKYKFIHQNKVYKNRVRRLLNKELPKLPKDKQDLLLEFAYAPFENNEPLMVIDNLSKSYTKRKVLNNLDFQIEPKEKILVIGPNGSGKTTLLKILAGIERDFEGKITRGEKLNLAYFKQDNFDDLNYKNTVFEEFVKFVLHQNHDTFKELETVHNITAEQVLEQIKLLEFDSSYTKRGIADLSEGEKIKLRFAKLLLLEPNLLLLDEPTNHLDSRNKTGVLNAIKNFEGAIIVVTHDPEVINLINWDYKINL; this is encoded by the coding sequence ATGGAAGTTAAAATCTCAAAGCTTAAAAAACAATTTGGCAAGTTAGTACTTTTCGACAATTTCAATACATTCATAAGTAACGGAGAGACTATCGGTATTTATGGTGAGAATGGTAGTGGGAAAACTACTTTTCTTGATATTTTTGCCGGCATTCAAACTCCAACACTTGGAAAGATTGAGTATCTCCAATCATCAAATATAGCCTACTTCGAACAGAATGATTTGAAAAACTTCCAAGAAATATTGAATGAGGTCGTTGCCAATATTACAAATTATAAGCATACAGAGTTGGTAGATGGGATAAATCTAAACTCAAATAATTTCTCTTCAGGCGAAAGAGCGAAAATTTATCTGACAAAAATTATTAATTTAGGGGCAAATGTATATTTATTTGATGAGCCTACAAATCATCTTGATGAGAAATCAATAAGGATTTTGGCACATATAATCAAGAATTTATATGGAGTGAAAATTTTAGCTTCACACGATGAAACTTTCTTGAAGCTTGCAGCTTCGAAAATTTGGTACTTGAAAAACAATCAAATAGAAATATATAAAGGAAACTTTGAGAAGTTCTGGTATTCAAAAAGGGAAAAAGAGGAAGAAACTGAAGAAAGATTTCGACTTGTAATGAAAAAAATCGAAAAGTATAGGGAAAATGATAGAAGGCGACAAGATAAATTTACTGAAAACAAAAAGATTGGGAAAGCTGATCCCGTCAAAGTATTTCGAAAAAAGTACAAATTTATACACCAAAACAAGGTCTACAAAAATCGTGTTCGTAGACTTCTCAATAAAGAACTACCTAAACTCCCTAAAGACAAACAAGATCTTCTCTTGGAATTTGCTTATGCACCTTTTGAAAATAACGAACCACTTATGGTCATTGACAACTTATCCAAGTCATATACCAAAAGAAAAGTGTTGAACAATCTTGACTTTCAAATAGAACCCAAAGAAAAGATTTTGGTAATCGGTCCCAATGGATCAGGAAAAACTACTTTGCTCAAAATACTTGCAGGGATTGAGCGTGATTTTGAAGGAAAAATTACAAGAGGTGAAAAATTGAATCTAGCATATTTCAAACAAGATAATTTTGACGATTTAAACTATAAAAACACTGTTTTTGAAGAATTTGTCAAATTTGTTCTTCACCAAAATCATGATACATTCAAAGAACTTGAAACTGTTCACAATATAACTGCTGAACAAGTATTAGAACAAATCAAACTTTTGGAGTTTGATAGTTCCTACACAAAAAGAGGAATTGCAGATTTATCTGAAGGTGAAAAGATCAAGTTAAGGTTTGCGAAGTTGCTTCTTCTTGAACCAAATTTGCTCTTGCTCGATGAACCTACAAATCATCTAGATTCTAGAAATAAAACTGGAGTTTTGAATGCTATAAAAAATTTCGAAGGAGCAATAATCGTAGTAACTCATGACCCCGAAGTTATAAATTTGATAAATTGGGATTATAAGATAAATTTATAA
- a CDS encoding HU family DNA-binding protein translates to MNKGQFVKALSAELGVSQKMADDALNAVLDLVQKTLKKGDSVVFTGFGSFVVRKREAREGRNPQTGASLKIPARKVPAFKAGRTLKDAVR, encoded by the coding sequence ATGAACAAAGGACAATTCGTAAAAGCTTTGTCAGCAGAATTGGGAGTTTCTCAAAAAATGGCTGATGATGCTCTAAATGCAGTTTTGGATCTCGTCCAAAAAACCCTCAAAAAAGGTGACTCTGTTGTCTTTACTGGTTTCGGTAGTTTTGTAGTCCGAAAACGAGAGGCAAGAGAGGGAAGAAATCCACAAACAGGTGCTTCTTTGAAGATCCCTGCAAGAAAGGTTCCTGCCTTTAAGGCTGGACGAACATTGAAAGATGCAGTAAGATAA
- a CDS encoding peroxiredoxin, protein MLSLPIQKVQLENGDFHIGEFTKNDLQGQLTILYFYPKDDTPGCTIEGCGFRDLNESIDKTKIAIIGVSRDDINSHKKFIFKHNLNFTLVADIHLELAKEFGVMKEKSMFGKKFLTNERSTFVIDNEGKVMQEFRNVNPILHLKELKDYLAKTNLIV, encoded by the coding sequence ATGCTATCTTTACCAATTCAAAAAGTTCAACTTGAAAATGGGGATTTTCACATTGGAGAATTTACGAAAAATGATCTACAGGGACAACTTACTATCTTATACTTTTATCCAAAAGATGATACGCCTGGTTGCACGATTGAAGGTTGTGGTTTTCGAGATCTAAATGAATCAATTGATAAAACAAAAATAGCAATTATTGGAGTTAGTAGAGATGACATAAACTCACACAAAAAGTTTATATTTAAACATAACTTAAACTTTACTTTAGTTGCAGATATTCACTTAGAACTTGCAAAAGAATTTGGAGTTATGAAAGAGAAGTCAATGTTTGGTAAAAAGTTTCTGACCAATGAAAGATCAACCTTTGTGATTGATAATGAAGGGAAAGTCATGCAGGAATTTCGAAATGTCAATCCAATTCTACATCTTAAAGAACTGAAAGACTATCTTGCAAAGACTAATTTGATAGTTTAG
- a CDS encoding inorganic diphosphatase, which produces MVNYNHPQHLLQTFSDIDNHIINCIVEIQKGSLNKYEIQKDSGILKLDRVMYSNMPYPSDYGLIPQTYDEDDDLLDVMILNDGEPFHSGSLVEGRVIGILHFEDTGEVDDKVLVVPNDDYRYKGISNIGDLNFAQKEVIDFYWNNYKTIQLKVKGKEGKTEIKSWGNVEDAVKTIEKAMQLYKSKFSDNPSLG; this is translated from the coding sequence ATGGTAAACTACAATCATCCCCAACATTTATTACAAACTTTCTCTGATATTGATAATCATATCATAAACTGTATCGTAGAAATTCAAAAAGGAAGTCTCAATAAATATGAAATTCAAAAAGATAGCGGAATATTGAAACTTGATAGAGTTATGTATAGCAATATGCCTTATCCAAGTGACTATGGCCTTATACCTCAAACATATGATGAGGATGATGATTTGCTTGATGTAATGATTTTGAATGATGGTGAGCCATTTCACTCAGGCTCCCTAGTAGAAGGAAGAGTCATAGGAATACTTCATTTTGAAGATACTGGAGAAGTAGATGACAAAGTCTTGGTAGTGCCAAATGATGATTATAGATACAAAGGCATTTCAAATATCGGAGACTTAAATTTTGCACAAAAAGAAGTTATTGATTTTTACTGGAACAATTACAAAACCATACAACTAAAAGTAAAAGGCAAAGAAGGCAAAACCGAAATCAAATCATGGGGCAATGTCGAAGATGCAGTCAAGACAATTGAAAAAGCTATGCAGCTTTACAAGTCCAAATTTTCGGACAATCCGAGCCTTGGTTAA
- the ftsH gene encoding ATP-dependent zinc metalloprotease FtsH, whose product MNETNPQEQNNFPFDNAANINNQNQSSADKSQVNKPRIFRKLSGMNLIIIGILAFLLLSSLISSISSKIEESKQIDFQKISTEIKNGNVKSIEYCNKNLTVRLNDDKELKTNISVNPVSLFFDQQSELKIDSTKISYKECTQGIPAEDIIGYGIQGLLLLGMGVLIWKLLKSMNDQGSKIFGFGESKAKISIGKKQDITLADVAGIEEAKEELNEIVLFLKDPKRFQDMGARIPKGILMVGAPGTGKTLLARAIAGEAGVPFFATSGSEFEEMLVGAGASRVRDLFDKAKKLQPSLIFIDEIDAVGKRRGTNINSNATEQTLNQILVEMDGFEKNQNVIVIAATNRPDVLDPALLRPGRFDRKLTLDLPDQEGRTKILEIHAKNKPLAADVDLSKIAKRTIGFTGADLENTLNESAIAAAKAGKKVIDTHDIEEATLKVVMGSARKRRRTQKELNIVAYHEAGHAVVTKFVPEADPIHKITIVSRGMSGGMTMHMPEDDETMTSRTKILSEIKVLLSGQIAEKHFMGDITTGASNDIERATKLARGMVKKFGMTKLGMINYGLDEEDSGTYFPTKDYSEATASEIDVEVNRIIEDCYKEAEKIILENKDRLENLKNALLEREIINAEEFEEIMK is encoded by the coding sequence ATGAACGAAACCAACCCACAAGAACAAAATAATTTTCCCTTTGATAATGCAGCAAATATAAACAATCAAAATCAAAGCAGTGCCGATAAATCACAGGTTAATAAACCCAGAATTTTTCGTAAATTATCAGGCATGAATTTGATAATAATAGGCATATTGGCGTTTTTATTATTAAGTAGTTTGATATCTTCAATAAGTTCAAAAATCGAAGAATCCAAGCAAATTGATTTTCAAAAGATAAGTACTGAGATCAAAAATGGCAATGTAAAAAGTATAGAGTACTGCAACAAAAATCTTACCGTAAGACTTAACGATGACAAGGAACTAAAAACCAACATATCTGTAAATCCAGTTAGTCTATTTTTTGATCAACAATCAGAGCTAAAGATAGATTCAACAAAAATTAGCTATAAAGAATGCACTCAAGGGATACCAGCAGAAGACATAATTGGTTATGGCATTCAAGGGTTACTCTTACTTGGTATGGGTGTATTGATATGGAAGTTATTGAAAAGCATGAATGATCAAGGTTCAAAGATTTTTGGATTTGGTGAGAGCAAAGCAAAGATATCTATAGGCAAAAAGCAAGACATTACACTTGCAGATGTTGCTGGCATTGAAGAAGCAAAGGAAGAATTGAATGAAATTGTACTATTTCTGAAAGATCCGAAAAGATTCCAAGATATGGGAGCAAGAATTCCAAAAGGTATCTTGATGGTAGGAGCGCCCGGAACTGGTAAAACACTTTTAGCTAGAGCAATTGCAGGTGAAGCTGGAGTTCCATTTTTTGCAACTTCAGGTTCAGAGTTTGAGGAAATGCTTGTTGGAGCAGGAGCATCTAGAGTTAGAGATTTGTTTGACAAAGCAAAGAAACTGCAACCAAGTCTAATTTTTATAGATGAAATAGATGCAGTGGGAAAAAGAAGAGGAACAAATATAAATTCAAATGCAACCGAGCAAACATTAAATCAAATTTTAGTTGAAATGGATGGCTTTGAGAAGAATCAAAATGTAATCGTCATCGCAGCAACAAATAGACCTGATGTACTTGATCCTGCACTACTTCGACCTGGAAGATTTGATAGAAAACTAACTTTAGATTTGCCAGATCAAGAAGGAAGAACAAAAATTCTCGAAATACATGCAAAAAACAAACCACTTGCAGCTGATGTTGATCTAAGCAAAATTGCAAAAAGAACGATAGGTTTTACTGGTGCTGATCTTGAAAATACTTTGAATGAATCTGCAATTGCTGCTGCCAAGGCAGGTAAAAAAGTTATTGACACTCACGACATTGAAGAAGCTACATTGAAAGTTGTTATGGGTTCAGCAAGAAAACGAAGGAGAACTCAAAAAGAATTAAACATTGTTGCTTATCATGAAGCAGGACATGCTGTAGTTACGAAATTTGTTCCTGAGGCCGATCCAATTCACAAGATAACTATAGTAAGTCGTGGAATGAGTGGAGGTATGACCATGCACATGCCTGAAGATGATGAAACAATGACAAGCAGGACGAAAATTTTGTCTGAAATCAAAGTTCTGCTTTCTGGACAAATTGCTGAAAAACATTTTATGGGTGATATCACAACCGGAGCAAGCAACGATATTGAGAGAGCTACAAAGTTGGCTCGTGGAATGGTGAAGAAGTTTGGTATGACGAAACTAGGCATGATAAATTATGGACTTGATGAGGAAGATTCTGGAACTTACTTCCCAACGAAAGATTATTCAGAAGCAACTGCTAGCGAGATTGATGTTGAGGTAAATAGGATAATTGAGGACTGTTATAAAGAAGCAGAAAAGATCATATTGGAAAATAAAGATAGACTTGAAAACTTGAAAAATGCTTTGTTGGAAAGAGAGATCATAAATGCAGAAGAATTTGAGGAAATTATGAAGTAA